The sequence below is a genomic window from Theobroma cacao cultivar B97-61/B2 chromosome 6, Criollo_cocoa_genome_V2, whole genome shotgun sequence.
AACAATGAACCTATACTGATAAACACCTGACGGTAATACTTTCATAATAGTGAAGTCCTTTCCGCATCTCTGCAAAGGAATTCTGATCAAGATGGCAAATAAGTTATATTTCTGACCTGCAAAGCAGTTCATGAAGAGCTAactatatttcttttaataaaaaatgtataagGCATTGAATATGAGGAACCTTGTCTTCCAATTATCCCATGACCCCTCCACAGCTACTTCTTTGCCACCATAGCCCCATGTAATCATTGTTGGAATTCCCTTCTCAGTGCAGGTATCCTCATATCCTATTGTAGCCTGCAACCATGATTGGCTTGGTGTGTGTATTTCATCAGGTCTCTGTAAAGGAACAATGGGAACCTGGGATAAGAAAAGGCAAAGCAAGATCAAATTGACACTGTTTTCAGAGGAAATGATATCACAATGAACAACAGGCATGTTCCAGCTACTAAAAAATTGGAAAGAATGACTAATATGCATGTTCCTAGACTAACATACTGGAAAAGAGTTCactataaaatatatacaagtTTCACAAGTTCCTATTTGTCTGGTGATGATCCATGGACAGACCAAAATgagattaacaaaaaaaacagATTTCAGAAATCTGCCAAAGTGACGTGTGATGGGCTTAGGCTTAAGAAAATTAAggcatgatttgaattaagagaagaaaaaggttttGGGATTTAGGACTAGAAAGGGAAAGCAAGGGGCCGATGAGCAAAAATATGTTGCTAGAACTCCAAAAAGGAGCCCAAACTGAAGGAATGTATGAGAACTACAAGCAGAAAATGGTGAGAAGGCTATGAAGTGTTTTAGGGGACGTATAAGAATATTCCTTGACTTGCAGGATATTAGGACTACTACAAAGTAAGAAGTTCCCacaaaaacaagtaaaaaccaaaattgaaaaaccaaGAGAATTATCAAACTCTAAATTCCTAGACTCTGAGGTAAATTATTCAAAAGTCCTTAATTTGCAATATTGCAAGAAACTACATATTGGCCCCTATCCCTGGACCCCTGCACATTAAAACTTCCTAAACTGCTAACCAAGGCTGCATCAAAGACAACATATAAATTAGTCTGATTTCATCCATCATGCAACCTCAGTCTAAAAGCTACAACAggaaatttcatttcaaaagaGCATCAACATAAAAATTTGCCACTTTCTGCCAGAGAGAGCATAGACAGTAGCATACCCATGATCAAGTGACCACATTTTATGGCCATTCACGCCCAAAAGGAATCAGTTTAAGCTTATCTCATATTAAACACATACAATTTCCTCATAAGAAGATTTTTCTCTACCTGAGGGCCTTTACAACGCCTATGAATTCTTGCACAAGTTATATGAAACAAGCATTATGACAACCCAATAGGATCTCCTTAAATTGACAAACAAAGGGATCTCGCTAAGACTCTCCAACCAAATTGCaacaaaaaaaaccaaactttCCTGCAGCAAGAACACAGACCCAGCATGGAATTTTTCAAAGGATATCAGAGACAACCTAGGAGTGAATCCCTGATAAATTGAAGCAATGATTCCAGACGCCatgcaacaaaaataaaacacaCTTCATGAAATTCGAATCCCCGAAATCCAACCAACAAAAgtcagaaaaaagaaaattgcttgcttttagaaaaattaaaaaaagcgTACCTGAGGAGTAAACATGAGAGGAGAGTGGGTGGCTGTGGGGCTGTGAGGAGGGGAGTGACCCATGGGTGCAGCCATGGCTTCGTGAACACTGTTACCTCCTTCTTCTTCAACCCCTGATGTGCTGCTACTCCCATCTTCTCTTCCATTCACATTCCCCATTTTTTAAGtaatacttttttattattaattattatttcactATTGATTATCGATTTATcacttgttattttctttcctttttatatGAATGACTAATTAAGTGCGGTGATTATCTATCAATAAGAGCATAAGACTCTAATAAAAAGCAAAAGCGGAGAGAACTCAAATCCCCACCACTCACAGAATCTCAACATTGATTCATGATTCCCTAATTACAACCGATACCAACCCCATTCCCTTTTAGATAAAACAACACCCAGATGCCCAATTCGGagaattttgtaaaaatttaaaggaaagaaaaaggaagaagaagaagaagcagtGTATCTTTttgccaaaagaaaaaaggaaaaaaagagaattctCCTATGTGTCTGGGAGACTAGGAAGTGTTGTGTTGATGATGTAGTGGGAGTGAGGGGTGGAAGGAATCAGGAATGGGGAGGGATGGACGGATGGACGGACGATGGTCACGTCATCTTTTGACAAAGTCTTCTTTGCTCTGTTTTCCTTTTGGTGTTGGGGGCTATGAAATTAGCCTCCCTCTTGTCTCTGTTTGTTGCCCAACGCCTAATGCCTGGCTTACTTCCCAATCTCTGTTTGAGCCCCCACCCCTGCTTTATATCATTGcacttcaatttttaattccttctttccctttccctttttctatttatttataataacaataataataccACTTTGtagttttcctttcttgtttgCTTCACATAGGAttttatatagatatattGGTATAAAGTTTTTGGATTGTGGGAAGCGATGGGTTCTCTCCCTTTTCTCAACAAAAtctcaatattataatttcGATACTTTTTCTTAATGAAAAAGAGATACTATACCAGAAGAAAAACCAAGATTTTTGTGGGAaaattttcctcttttctgtaaccaaaaaaaagaacatcAGCTATAGGGGCTCATGGTTTTCTTAAATGTTGtataaaaagtgaaaaaaatagtACAATTCAAGGTGTTGTGGGCTTTTTATGTTTGAAAATGGGCACAAAAATTGTGTAGAAGACGTATGCACCACATAAAAAATGATGTGTGGAAGACCTATCAGCATCAAGAGGCCCAAGTCGTAGCCCCGTTAGTTACAGATGACAAAAGTGGAATTAGGTGGAATGGAAGCCGTCCAACACTCCCAACTCCTGTCCGAATGTGGTACAAAAGCtttgaaagttgaaatttttcttTGCGGCAATAAAGCAAGCACATAATAGCCAAAGAGCCATAGCCCACCAGGTCCACTACGTTCTTCAAAGTGCAAACTCCCAACCCAAGCAGGCACTTAACAGAGGCAGTCCCGTGAGTCACCAGTGTCTGCTTTCTACTTTCCACTTCCTACTTCCTACCatctctccctttctctttctctttttagtTTGCTTTCTAGTTTTTCATCTCTGGGTatgtttttctgtttttctttttttacaaaGGAATGTTCAACACACTGTTTATATTTACTGGGTTTAAGGTTTTGTATGATGCTGATGCTGCTGCTCAACCCCTGCATTTGTTTGAACCCATTCATCTATTGCCCCATTCTGACAAAAGTGTAAGAGAATGATAATGGTTAACGAATGAATCATGCAAACAGAAGATGACATGGGAGAAAGGCCCACTTCGGCTTCACATACCGACCTATTAATATTGCCTTTCCTAGTCATGCAAATCATggctttttttgttttcttctacATGCTCATTGACTCTTGTATCTCCTCACATCTGAATTGCATCAATGCCCTTTCCTTTTCAATGTTTCAATAGCTCTTAAAAGTTGTGTTTTTGTTAGCTTATTGAGTAGTACTATTAGTTAGTATTTGTTATTTGGCCAAATGCCATAGTTAGTGGATGAACTAGTGATTCTAATGCCATTGATAGCCACCTGCTTTGCAGTTTGTTTTCCTCCCTGCCTTGCTTGTTTTAACCTGGGATTTTCCCTGAAGTTTCCCTCACAAATATCATTTAGTTTGTGGTCCCAAGCACCAATTCATATGCTGTTGACAAATCACTAGCAAATAAAATGCATCTCCAGTGTTGACAGTATCTTTTGATGACCTGGTTCTCTTTCTGGGAGACAATTTACCCAGCATCATCTGCTATATAAGCAATAAGTTACCTGTTTACTGCTGTTAAGTCTTGTTTacatatttacttatttagtTACAAGATAACTTTTGAAAGCAGGACAATGTACAGTTCTAGATTCACAGAAATCCTAGTGAAACTGTCTTAAATGTTGCTGCATAGATGTCGAGTACTTATCTTTAATACAATTCATTGATCATTATATGGCCACTCACTTAGATAACTTTATCTGAACTTTTTTATGCAATTCAAATCTAGGTGAGCAGGCTTGTGATAAAAATTTACTGCTTTGAAGCTCTCCTCAACATGCAAAGCATCAGAAGTGCCATCTTGAGGCATGTGAGCATGAGGGAGTCAACTGGAGAATGGAGCTTTTTCACTTGCGGAGGAAACATGTTCAAGCTACTCAGACACCAGATATGTACATCAACAGGTGCTAGCAATGCTCAAATAATGGATCGAGTGATTGGATTGGTTAAGAAGTACGATAAAATCGATGCCAGTAAGGTGATAGACTGCTATTCCTAACTTGGTTTGCTTATTATCTTCTCAACTATTTGTCTCATAGTTGTTTAGGATGGAATCTCAATCTCATTGATTGTGGgaatcatttataaattgtacAAGTTATATATAGCTGTTTGTAAATTCTTATGCTATTGTTGTTTTGAGCTATGAACAAGAATCTAACTTTCTGCCTATCAAATAGGTAACTGAAACAGCTgattttcaaaaagatttGTGCCTGGATAGCTTAGATAGGGTTGAGCTTGTTATGGCATTCGAGGAAGAATTCTCCTTTGAAATCCCAGATGAGAAAGCAGATAAGCTTACTTGCTGTGCTGATGTTGCAAAATACATAGTTTCTAGATCAGGGTCAGACATTACAAAGTCCTGACTGTTTTGGATGCTTTCAGGTCCCTCTTGAAGAATGTATTTGTCATTATGAAGTATGTGTGTGAATTTGTGTGTCAGTTGACCTTGAGGTTGCTTTATGGTTGCCAAATATGTAAAGGGATACTCCTTGAGCATCGCGTTTGTGCCATGTTTTGATTGTTTCATTTCAACCTTGAAATAACTCGTTTAATACATGTAAGTTTATTTGATTCTGACAACTCAAAAGCTCGATATAGGACAAAATATTGTTATGTATTTACATGAGAATATGTATATTACAAGCATGTATTGGAAGGAGACTGCAGCTTTGAAACTCAATACTGTGACCGAAGCGCCATCTAAATGAGCCATTTGCCATATCCCAGTGTATCAACCAGGTATCACTCATGCTATATGTTTGTCACTGCTTAGCCCTTCCGATGCAGGCTTTCAAAGGTTTAGATGTTATATGCTGGAACCTTATCCTCCCAGCTGTGTAAGTGCGGATGCCATTCCCAACTGATGAAAATCTTAGCCCCTTGTGTTTCTTGACGAATGCTGGTCGGCACATGGAGTTCTTTGGTATCCGAAGGACTTTAACTGCACATATCTTTGGCAAATTGGGAATTCCATGGAGGTGGGAAGGAAGATCGATGAGAAAATCTCCATATTCATCAGTGACAGCTTGTGCTGAACCCGATATTCTCTTACAAGGAGTTTGGCATTTAACAGCCACCAAAGCACCTGTGGAGAATTTAGAAATCGAGCAAAATGATGATCGATGTTGAAGAGAAGACAATCAACTCATGATGTTCTACTTAAAAGGCAAGTGTCTTGTGGaattaagttgattactcAACTTGATCTCTTTGTCGTGTTGTGAAAAGATGGAACTCAACACGTTCCAGGGTTTGGCTCAAGGGGTTAGTACATCAATCCCACCAcgaaatggaaaaaaattaaataatatggTCCATTGTCAACTTCAATTTGATGATGGTCTCACATTCAATTAACTAATTGGGCGTTTCTTTGTAGACTTTATGGACTAATTAATACAATTAAGCTGTCCAATTCATGCAATAAATATAATGATTAATGTGAAAGATGTTGTTCGctcctaattaattaagtggGGGTTCATTCCGATATTATTCCTATGTACTACCATGTATATGCTACAATAGTGAAATGAAATCGAAAATAATCATGGCATTAATCTCTAAACGACAGCCGTCCAGACAATTGGCCTGAATCTGTCTGCCTCTGACCAAGTGGGGACGCAGCAAAAGAAACTCATAGCACCATTTAGTTGAGATCGAAGATTGTTGTCCATTATAATATTTCTGTCTTGTTTTTTAAATGTTGCTTGGTTTTGCAGTTTGGAAACACGGTTGTGACTTTTCACCGATACTTTCTATGACGTCCAAGTTTCTTTGATCTCAAGCTTGTTTGATATTGCAACTGCTAAAACCGAGGATCCAACGCAACCAAAACAACACTTAAAAGTTTaacattattgtaattcacggATCTTTGTTTGAAGATATTAATTTTGCCTAAGACAAGCACttattatgtatataatatGCTTCGTATATATTGGAATATCTGAAGGAAATAAGTGCATTAGGTTGGAAAAAATTAGGTAACTTGACACATTAAGCATGGTGGCTGATTATAAGATTAAATGAATGCCGAAAAGCTTGTTGTAAAGGCAAATTAACTGCAATCGATCCTAGAGGGGGTTGTACCACAATTGGAATTTGGAAAGAAAGGAGTTCCAGGGTTAACGAGGTTGGTTTTCCAAAGATTTGGACTATATATGTTTTAGAACTAAAACTCACTCTTTCAACCTGAGAGTcatgaatataattaaagtCACAAACTGTCATGAGAGGAGGCTTTCCCTCGGTGCTTGCTGTGGTTTTCTGATACATGTTTGTATTGTTTTCCTTAGTACTAACACGAatgtatttgaatttttatatacATGTTCATCAAATGATCTAAAGGGGTTCTAACTTCCACAAAGAAGATCAATAGTTGAGAGGGAGAATAGATAATCAACGTTATAAATATATAGGTTTGTATCTGCAGAGTTTGAGAGTTTCGTTTCATAaacatgaaagaaaagaaaagcagaTCGTAATGAATAATGAATGATACGAAACCTGATATGGGCCATGCACGAAGTTGAGGTTCAGCATGCAGGCAAGCTTCGCAAAGGACGGTACCGGTAACCAGGACGGTTGATAGCTTCTCCTCCCCGTATCCAGCCATTTGCATCATCTCCTCTCTGCTTGACGACTCGTATAATAATGGATGCTCATCTGATTCTGCCATTGAAGACTGAATGAGCAACAACATGACCACCACCCCGAGTGTCTTGCAGTCGCAAAAGTAGCTCACCATCTCCTTTCTGCCTTTTGTAATGCTGGTTCTCTGACTAGAGCCAATTGGGAATAATAACGAGAGAGAGCTTCATCTCCTGTTTTATAATTAAGCTAAGGTTGTCCAAAGCGCAACAATCCCAATTTACGATCCTACCCTTATTGTTGACCAACAAGAAGATGGTCAAATATTTtctattcatatatatattggtCTAGTTTGTGCCACCTAAAATGTCTAATGCTatatcaaattatttaaatttggtCATCTAAGAAATtgactattatatatatatatatatattacacaTTGGATTAGGAGagtgaaattaataattaaataatattggGTAACTTAATTAAAGTAGTATGTAATTCCAATTAAAATCTTGTTTACAAAA
It includes:
- the LOC18597337 gene encoding SNF1-related protein kinase regulatory subunit beta-2 isoform X1, encoding MGNVNGREDGSSSTSGVEEEGGNSVHEAMAAPMGHSPPHSPTATHSPLMFTPQVPIVPLQRPDEIHTPSQSWLQATIGYEDTCTEKGIPTMITWGYGGKEVAVEGSWDNWKTRIPLQRCGKDFTIMKVLPSGVYQYRFIVDGQWRYAPDLPWAQDDVGNANNILDLQDYVPEDLESISSFEPPQSPESSYSNLPLGTEDFAKEPPLVPPHLQLPLLNLPAAHMEIPPPMSRPKHVILNHLYIQKGKIGQPVVALGSTHRFLAKYVTVVLYKPVQR
- the LOC18597338 gene encoding acyl carrier protein 3, mitochondrial isoform X1, encoding MMLMLLLNPCICLNPFIYCPILTKVLVIKIYCFEALLNMQSIRSAILRHVSMRESTGEWSFFTCGGNMFKLLRHQICTSTGASNAQIMDRVIGLVKKYDKIDASKVTETADFQKDLCLDSLDRVELVMAFEEEFSFEIPDEKADKLTCCADVAKYIVSRSGSDITKS
- the LOC18597338 gene encoding acyl carrier protein 3, mitochondrial isoform X2, whose protein sequence is MQSIRSAILRHVSMRESTGEWSFFTCGGNMFKLLRHQICTSTGASNAQIMDRVIGLVKKYDKIDASKVTETADFQKDLCLDSLDRVELVMAFEEEFSFEIPDEKADKLTCCADVAKYIVSRSGSDITKS
- the LOC18597339 gene encoding uncharacterized protein LOC18597339; this encodes MVSYFCDCKTLGVVVMLLLIQSSMAESDEHPLLYESSSREEMMQMAGYGEEKLSTVLVTGTVLCEACLHAEPQLRAWPISGALVAVKCQTPCKRISGSAQAVTDEYGDFLIDLPSHLHGIPNLPKICAVKVLRIPKNSMCRPAFVKKHKGLRFSSVGNGIRTYTAGRIRFQHITSKPLKACIGRAKQ